The genome window GCGAAAGAGGCGAGAATCCGGCGCACGCGCGTGAGTCCGAAGGAAAACGGCGGCCCAAGGGCCGCCGCGACGGGAGCTTCAGCTCCGCTCGATGAGTTCGATCTTGTAGCCGTCCGGATCCTCGACGAACGCGATCACCGTCGAGCCGTGCTTCATCGGGCCGGGCTCCCGGGTGATCTTCACCCCGGCGGCGCGCAGCGCGTCGCATGCGGCATAGATATCCGCCACGCCGATGGCGAGATGGCCGAAACCCGTACCGATCTCGTAGGGCTCCTTCTGATCCCAATTGTGGGTCAGCTCCAGCACCGCGGTATCGCTCTCGTCGCCGAAGCCGACGAACGCGAGGGTGAAGCGTCCGCCTTCGTAGTCGTTGCGGCGCAGCAGGCGCATGCCGAGAAGCTCGGTATAGAACCGGATCGACTTTTCGAGGTCGAGCACGCGAATCATCGTGTGCAGCAGACGGTTGGCCATTTCGAATCCTTAGGAGTCAGAGGTGTGGAGACGCGCCGTCGATATGGGGCGGCGGCGCGGCCGGTGCAACCGGAATCCGGCCGAGCTTCAGCACCACCTCGGCGGCCTCTGCGCTCGGGCTCGCGAACGGGCCTACGAGCTGCGCAAGCGCCGCCCGCGCCTCGCGCAGAAAATCCGCGCGCGCCCCAGCGTCGCACAGCAGACGGTCGGCCGCTGCAGCGAGAGCTTCCGCGGTGCAGTCTTCCTGAAGGAACTCGGGAACGATCATCCGGTTGGCGACGTGGTTAAGCAGGGTCGCGTATTTGATCGAAATCAGCTTCCGCGCCAGCCACGCCGAAGCCGGCGATCCGCGGTAGCCGATCACGAACGGAACGCCCGCGCACGCGAGTTCCAACGTCACCGTCCCCGAGGTCGCGAGCGCCGCGTCTGCGGCGGCGAAGGCGTTCCAGCGCTCCGCCTCGCCCCGCACGATGTGCGGCGGGCGCGCCCAGGTGCGGGTTTCGGCCTCGACCGTCGCGGCGACGGTAGCGACCGTCGGGATCACCACCTGGAGATCGGGGTGACGGGCGCGCAAACGGTCGACTGCGTCCCTCAGCACCGGCAGCATCCGCGCGACCTCGTTGCGGCGCGAGCCCGGTAGGACGCAGAGCACGGTCTCCGCTGCGGCGATGCCGTGGCGGATGCGGAAATCCGCGCCGTCGCCCGTCCCCGCCCCGCCCTCGATCACCGGGTGGCCGACATGGGTCGCCGCCAGGCCGTGAGGCGTGAAGTACGGCGGCTCGAAACCGAGCAGGCACAGCAGATGGTCGAACAACTTGGCGATCGCCTTCGCGCGCCCCGGCTTCCACGCCCACACCATCGGCGCGACGTAATGCACGCGCGGAATCCGACTACCGCGCGCGATCAGCGCCTTGGCGACGCGGCCGTTGAAGCCGAGAGAATCGATGGTGACGACCACCGCGGGCCGCTTCGCGACGACGTCGTCGGCAACCGCGCGGACGCGCCGCAACACCGTGGGGATCTTCGGGATCACCTCGGCGAGCCCCATCACCGCGATATCCGCCTGCGGAAACAGCGACGTCAGCCCCTCTTCCGCCATGCTTTCGCCACCGACCCCGGCGAACCGCACCGCGCCGCCGGTGCGCGCCTTCAACGCCCGCATCAGCCGCGCGCCGAGAATGTCGCCCGAGGGCTCCCCGGCGACGAGATACACCAGCGGCGGTTCGGCGGCGAGCCCCTGGACGAACAGCCCGAGCGCGTCGGCCCGAGCGCCGACCGCCGCGGCATCCAGCACCAGCGCCGCGCCGGCTTCCACGGCGATGCCGCGCAGACCGGCCGCCGCCGCGGCCTCGACCGTGTCGACGCCGATGGTGGGGAGATCGAGACGCCGGTCCTGCCCCGGCTTGCAGACCTTCACCAGCACGCCGCCCGGGCCTTCGCGCCGAAGTTCGGCACAGCGGCCGAGCATGCTGTCGGTGCCCTCGACCGCCTCGACCGCGAGGACGATCCCCTGCTGCACCACCGCTCCCTGGCCGACGTCGAGCGCGCCGACGCCCTTCGCCACGTCGACGCCGCGCGCGACGTCGGCGAGCGCGGCGGCGTCGGGCGCTAGGCTGCCGTACAGCCCCTCGCGCGCGAGAACGTCGGACAGGAGTTCGTGCGCGCCCTTGAGCGCCAGACCCTCGCGCGCGAACTCGGCGGCCACCGCGCGCAACAGTCCGTCGTCGCCCAAGGCCTTGCCGCCGACGCGGGCGAGGAACGCGGCGCCGCGCGCGTCGGGTTTGAGCGCGGCGAGCGACGGCCGCCGGATCGCGCCCGCGAACACCACCTCGACCACGCCCGCCCGCTTGAGTGCCCGGAACGCCTCGCCGAGCGCGCCGAGGCGCACCCAGGCATGCTCCGTGCCGGCGGTCAGATCGGGCGCGGCGTAGCCTTCGATCGCGAGAACGAACGGTTCGCGCCCGGCGGCGCGGCAGGCGGAAAGCAATAGCCGGGGGAGGTCCCCTCCCCCGGCGATGATGCCGATCTTGCCTGTCTCGCCCATTGCGCCGCCCTTTCAGATCTCCGTGTCGACGGACAGGGGCTGACAGATGCCGCGCGAGGAGTCCTGGCGCATGAAGGCGACGATCTCCATCACCGGTTCGCACTCCGCGAACAGGCTCGCGACGTCTTCGACGCGCTCGGTCATCGTGCCCTCCGGCGCGAACAGCATGCGATAGGCGCGGCGCAGGGTGTGGATGGTCTCCCGGCCGAAGTTGCGGCGCTTGAGGCCGACGATGTTGAGCCCCTGGAGATGAGCGCGGTTGCCCAGCACCGAGCCGTAGGGGATCACGTCGAATTCCACGCCCGAGGCACCACCGACCATGGCCTGATGGCCGATCCGCACGAACTGGTGAACCGCCGAAAGGCCGCCGATGATCGCGAAATCGCCGACCGTGACGTGACCGCCGAGCGTGGCGTTGTTGGCGAAGATGCAGTTGTCGCCGACGATGCAGTCGTGCGCGACGTGCGCGCCGACCATGAACAGACTGCCGTCGCCGACCCGGGTGATCATGCCGCCGCCTTCGGTGCCGGGGTTCATCGTCACCCCTTCGCGAATCTGGTTGCGCTTGCCAATCACCAGCCGCGAAAGCTCGCCGTGGTACTTGAGATCCTGCGGGCGATGGCCGATCGAGGCGAACGGATAGATCACCGTCTCCTCGCCGACTTCGGTGCGCCCCTCGACGACCACGTGCGAGATCAGCCGCACCCCGGCGGCGAGCGTCACATCCGGCCCGACCACGCAGAAGGGGCCGATCTCGACGGTCTCGGCGATCGTCGCCCGGGCGTCGACCTGTGCGCTCGGATGGATGTTCGCCATGGTCAACCGTCCAGGATCATGGCCGCATAGACGGCCTCGGCGACCGTCTGCCCGTCCACCTTGGCCTCGCCGCGGAACTTCCAGACGTTGCCGCGGCGGCGTTCCTTGGTGACGTGGATGTGGAGCTGATCGCCCGGCACCACCGGCTTACGGAAGCGGCATTCGTCGACGCTCATGAAATAGACGAGCTTGCCCTCGGCGTCCGGCCCCATCGTCTGCACCACCAGCACCGCCGCGGTCTGCGCCATCGATTCGACGATCAGCACCCCCGGCATCACCGGATGCCCGGGAAAGTGCCCCTGGAAGAACGGTTCGTTGACGCTGACGTTCTTGAGCCCCACCGCGCTCTCATCGACCTTGAGATCGATGACCCGATCGACCATGACGAACGGATACCGATGCGGAATCATCTGCATGATCCGCTGAATGTCGATGATCGCCTTTTCTTCCGCCATCACGCGAAAACCCTTCCGTTGCTGTTCCCCCCGGTGCCGGAGGCGTTGACCCGAAGACCGCCGTCCCCCCGGAGGCGATCACGCACCGTGTTTCTTGGCCAGTCGCTCGAGCATGCCGATCTGCCGCCAGTGCTCCTTCGCGGGCACCGCCGGACTGCCGATCACCGTCTGCCCCGCCGGCACGTCGCGCATCACCCCCGACTGCGCGCCGATGCGCGCGCCGGGACCGATCTTGAGGTGGCCGGTGATGCCCGCCTGCCCGCCGGCGACGACGAAGTCGGCGAAGCGCGTCGAACCGGAAACGCCGACCTGCGCGACCAGCACGCAACCGCGACCGAGTTCGACGTTGTGCCCGATTTGCACCAGATTGTCGATACGGCAGCCTTCGCCGATCACCGTATCCGGTCCCGCGCCGCGGTCGATGGTGGTGTTGGCGCCGATTTCGACGTCGTCGTGAATGATCACGCGGCCGAGCTGCGGCACCTTGAGGTGTCCCTTCGGCCCCATCGCGAAGCCGAAACCGTCCTGGCCGATCGCGGCCCCCGCATGGATCCACACCTTGTTGCCGACGATGGCGTAGGAGAGCACGGCGTTGGAACCGACGTAGCAATCGTCGCCGATGGTCACGCCGTCGCGCAGCACCGCGCCTGCGCAGATATGGCAGCGGTCGCCGACCTCGGCGCGGGCACAGATCACCGCCCCCGCCTCGATCCGCACGTCGCGGCCGATCTTCGCCGACGGATCGATCGTCGCCTGTGGCGAAATGCCCGTCTCGGCATGGGTTTGGGGATAGAACGCGTGAGCGATCAGCGCATAGGCGCGATAGGGCTCGGGCGTGACGAGCAGACCCATGCCCGCCGGTGCGCGATCGGCGAGCTCCGGATGAACCACGCATGCGCCCGCGGCGCTCGCTTCGAACGCCTGCACGTATTTGCGGTTGTCGAGGAAGCTGATGTCCTCGGCTCCGGCGCGGTAGAGCGGCGCGACGTCGGTGATCGACCGTTCGGCCATCGCCGCGTCGGAGAGTTCGGCCCCGCTCAACTCGGCAAGGCGCGCCAGAGAAAACGGCCCTTCGCGCCGGTAGAATCGGGAATCGGTCATGACGGAAACTCCAAAAACGCGCCGCTCAGGGTTTCTTCGCGCCGGCGCCCTTGGCGGAGGCCGTGGGGTCGGGGAACTTCACCGACGGCAGCGACTTGTTGAGGCGGTCGATCACCTCGGGGGTGACGTCGTAGGACGGATGGAAAAGGAGCACCTGCCCGCGCGGCAGAAGAATCGTCGCGCCTTCCGTCTCGGCGACCGCCGCCCAGATCTTCTGCACCTGCTGGCTCACCTGGCCCAGCGCGGAGGCATAGGCGCTCTGAAGCTGCTGCTGGCGCATTTTGAGATCGCGCTGAAAATCGGCGAACTTCGTCTGGAACGCCTGAACCTTTTCGCGATAGGCGGCGGCGTCGAGCAGCGGTTGCTGGCGCACCAGTTCGCGCTCCTCGTCCTTGAGCGCCTTTTCCTTGGCGGCGAACTCGTCGTCGTACTTCTTGCGGTAGGCATCGAGCTCGCGGCGGATTCCCTGCACCGCCGAGGACTTCTCCATCACCTCCTGGATATCGACCACGCGAATCACCGGATCGGGCTTCGCCGGTGCCGCCAGAGCTGCATCGGGCGCCATCCACAACGCAACGATCGCGGCGACGCATGCCAGGGATTTCATACGCATCGCCTCAGAACCTCGTACCGAAGTTGAACTGGATCGCTTCCGTCTCGTCGAACGACTCCTTGGCGAGCGGGAAGCCGAAGTTGAGGTTCATCGGTCCCATCGGCGAACGCCAGATGAACCCGAAACCGGCGGACACGCGGAACGCCGAGGAATAGTCGACCTCGCTGCGGTCCATGCCGTCGAACTTGCCCGAGGTGCCGAGATCGACGAACGCCTTGGCTGAAAGCCCGAGCTCTTCCGGCGTTCCGAGCGGGAAGCGCAGTTCGACGCTCTCGTTGGTGCTCCAGTTGGAACCGAGCGCATCGCCGGTTTCCTTATCGCGCGGGCTGATGCCGGCCTGGGCGAAACCGCGCATCGAATTCTCGCCGCCGAGGAAGTAGCGGTGGCTGATGGCGATATCCTTGCCGAGATCGAACATGTAGCCGACCTGCCCAGTGAAGCCGAGCACGTAACCGTCGGCCAGGGTGAAGTATTGCCCGGCGTTGAGGTTGGTGCGGACGAACCGCGCGTCGCCGCCGGCGCCCGCGACGTCGTTGCCGACGCCGACGACGTACCCTTCGCTCGGGTCCATCTTGTTGTCGCGGCGGTCGTAGGTGAGCCTATGGCCGATCTGCGACAGCACCGTCGTGCCTTCCTGCTCCTTGATGAACAGCGAGGCGTCGTCGTCGACGTCCTGGATCTCGTCCTGACGCAAGGTGTAGCGCCAGGTGTGGCGCAGGTTTTCGCTGTAGCTGTAGCCCGCGCGCAGGGCGAAACCGGTGCTCTTGTAGTCGTAGGAGCTCTCGTCCTGCCAATCGCGGGTGATGCGGAACAGGTCGAAGCCCGCCGCGACGTCGCGATTGAGGAAGTAGGGCTCGGTGTAGGAGATATCCGCCTCGGTGCCGGACTGCGCGAGGGCGACGTTGAACTGAAGATTCTGGCCGGTGCCGAGAAGGTTGCTCTCGCCGATGCCGAACATGATCTTCGCGCCGTCGGTGCTGGAATACCCGGCGCCGAGCGTCACCTGCCCGGTCGACTGTTCCTCGACGCTGACCTTGAGGGTCACCTTATCCGGATCGGTTTGCGAAGGCTCGGTCTGGATATCCACCGACTTGAAGAAGCCGAGGTTCTGCAGGCGCTGGCGGGTGCGCCGCACCTTCGCCGAGTTGAAGGGGTCGCCTTCGACGAGTCGGAACTCGCGGCGGATCACCTCGTCGAGAGTGCGCAGGTTGCCGTTGATCTCGATGCGATCGACGTACGCGCGCGGACCCGGATCGACGCGGAAGGTGAGATCGAGGGTTCCGGCCTCGGTATTGCGGACGATGTCGGGCTTGATGTCGACGAACGCGTACCCGAGCGCCCCGACCGCGTCGGTAAGCGCCTGAACCGAGTTTTCGACCTCGTCGGCGTTGTACCAGTCGCCTTCCGCGAAGGTCAGCTCCTTGCGCAGCACTTCGGGATCGTCGAATTCCGGCAGGGTGGTTTCGATGGCGATCGAACCGATTTCGTAGCGCTTGCCTTCGTCGACGGTGAAGGTGAGGAAGAATCCCTCGCGGTCGGGCGACAGCTCGGCCACGGCCGACTGGATCGCGAAATCGGCATAGCCCTTGGAGAGATAGAAGCGGCGCAGTTTCTCGCGATCGAACGCCATGCGCTGCGGATCGTAGGTATCCGACGAACTGAGGAAACGGTACCACGCGGTTTCCTTGGTGAGGATCTCGTCGCGCAGGCGATCGTCGGAAAAGTGGGTGTTGCCGTTGAAGGAGATCTTCTGCACGTAGGTGATCGGGCCTTCGTTGATCTCGAACACCAGGTCGACGCGGTTCTGATCCTGCTGGATCACCTTCGGCTCGACCGAGGCGCCGTAGCGCCCGGCGCGGCGGTAGATTTCCTGAATACGCTCGACGTCGGCGAGCACGCGGGCACGGGTATAGACCGAGCGTGGCCGCATCCGCACTTCGCCCTGCAGGTCCTCGTCCTTGATGCGCTTGTTGCCCTCGAAGACGACGCGGTTGATCACCGGGTTCTCGACCACCGAGACGATCAGGTCGTTGCCGTCGCGGCGGATCCGCACGTCGGCGAACAACCCGGTGGCGAACAGACTCTTGAGCGACTTGTTGACGCGCTCGGCGTCGATGCGGTCGCCCTCCTGCAGCGCCATGTAGGAGCGGATGGTCGCGTCCTCGATGCGCTGCGTGCCCTCCACGCGGATGTTCTCAAGCGACTGGGCCTGGGCGGTGCCGTATGGCAGAGCCCAAAGCGTAGCCGCGATCATTCCCCACCGAACGTGGCGACCGAACCCTTTTGCGCGCATCTATTGCCGCCCCCCAGTCATGAACTCTCGAACCCCTCCGCCCTCGCCGTCAGGAGAGCCAGCGGACAATGTAGCGCGAAACGTCGTTCCATGTCGCAAGGATCATCAGCGCGCCGACCAGGCCGACACCGATCTTCAAGCCGATGTCCTGGACCCGTTCGGAGAGCGGCCGACCGCGCACCACTTCGAACGCATAAAACAGCAAATGACCCCCGTCTAGCAAGGGGATCGGCAGGATGTTGATGAGCCCGAGGTTGACTGAGAGGAACGCCATCATCGTGATCAGCGGCAACACGCCGGCGGCGGCGGCATCCGCCGAGGCCTCGGCGATGCGGATCGGCCCGCCGATCTCGCCCGCGCCGCGCACGCCGCGGATCATCTGGCCGATCGCGACGAAGGTATCGCGGACGATGCCGCCGGTCAGCCGCGAGGCGGAGGCCAGCGCGGTGAACGGCCCCTGCCGCTCGAGCACGGTTTCGCCCGAGGCGGTCACGCCCATCAGCGGCGTGCGCTCGACGTCGCCGAAGCGGTCGGCGCGCTCCACCACCCGCGGCCGCACCTCGAAATCGACGCGACGGCCGCCGCGATCCACCGTCACCGCCATCTCCCGGTCGACGGCGAGCTGGGTCATGTGGCGCACCTGCTCGAAGCGGGTGATCGCCTTGCCGTCGATCTCGATGAAGCGGTCGCCCGGCCGGAGGCCCACCGCTTCCGCCGCCGAGTGCGGCAGAACCTCGCCGATCACCGGACGCGTCGACGGCTGGCCGACGGTCATGAACACGACGGCGTAGACGAGAATCGCGAACACCATGTTGGCGGCCGGTCCGGCGGCGACGATCGCCATCCGCGCCCACACCGGCTGGGTCGG of uncultured Alphaproteobacteria bacterium contains these proteins:
- the gloA gene encoding glyoxalase I, Ni-dependent (Evidence 2a : Function of homologous gene experimentally demonstrated in an other organism; PubMedId : 10913283, 14556652, 9047352; Product type e : enzyme); this encodes MANRLLHTMIRVLDLEKSIRFYTELLGMRLLRRNDYEGGRFTLAFVGFGDESDTAVLELTHNWDQKEPYEIGTGFGHLAIGVADIYAACDALRAAGVKITREPGPMKHGSTVIAFVEDPDGYKIELIERS
- a CDS encoding Lipid-A-disaccharide synthase (modular protein) — translated: MGETGKIGIIAGGGDLPRLLLSACRAAGREPFVLAIEGYAAPDLTAGTEHAWVRLGALGEAFRALKRAGVVEVVFAGAIRRPSLAALKPDARGAAFLARVGGKALGDDGLLRAVAAEFAREGLALKGAHELLSDVLAREGLYGSLAPDAAALADVARGVDVAKGVGALDVGQGAVVQQGIVLAVEAVEGTDSMLGRCAELRREGPGGVLVKVCKPGQDRRLDLPTIGVDTVEAAAAAGLRGIAVEAGAALVLDAAAVGARADALGLFVQGLAAEPPLVYLVAGEPSGDILGARLMRALKARTGGAVRFAGVGGESMAEEGLTSLFPQADIAVMGLAEVIPKIPTVLRRVRAVADDVVAKRPAVVVTIDSLGFNGRVAKALIARGSRIPRVHYVAPMVWAWKPGRAKAIAKLFDHLLCLLGFEPPYFTPHGLAATHVGHPVIEGGAGTGDGADFRIRHGIAAAETVLCVLPGSRRNEVARMLPVLRDAVDRLRARHPDLQVVIPTVATVAATVEAETRTWARPPHIVRGEAERWNAFAAADAALATSGTVTLELACAGVPFVIGYRGSPASAWLARKLISIKYATLLNHVANRMIVPEFLQEDCTAEALAAAADRLLCDAGARADFLREARAALAQLVGPFASPSAEAAEVVLKLGRIPVAPAAPPPHIDGASPHL
- the lpxA gene encoding UDP-N-acetylglucosamine acetyltransferase (Evidence 2a : Function of homologous gene experimentally demonstrated in an other organism; PubMedId : 3277952, 7481807; Product type e : enzyme), with product MANIHPSAQVDARATIAETVEIGPFCVVGPDVTLAAGVRLISHVVVEGRTEVGEETVIYPFASIGHRPQDLKYHGELSRLVIGKRNQIREGVTMNPGTEGGGMITRVGDGSLFMVGAHVAHDCIVGDNCIFANNATLGGHVTVGDFAIIGGLSAVHQFVRIGHQAMVGGASGVEFDVIPYGSVLGNRAHLQGLNIVGLKRRNFGRETIHTLRRAYRMLFAPEGTMTERVEDVASLFAECEPVMEIVAFMRQDSSRGICQPLSVDTEI
- the fabZ gene encoding (3R)-hydroxymyristol acyl carrier protein dehydratase (Evidence 2a : Function of homologous gene experimentally demonstrated in an other organism; PubMedId : 789345, 8910376; Product type e : enzyme) codes for the protein MAEEKAIIDIQRIMQMIPHRYPFVMVDRVIDLKVDESAVGLKNVSVNEPFFQGHFPGHPVMPGVLIVESMAQTAAVLVVQTMGPDAEGKLVYFMSVDECRFRKPVVPGDQLHIHVTKERRRGNVWKFRGEAKVDGQTVAEAVYAAMILDG
- the lpxD gene encoding UDP-3-O-acylglucosamine N-acyltransferase, with the protein product MTDSRFYRREGPFSLARLAELSGAELSDAAMAERSITDVAPLYRAGAEDISFLDNRKYVQAFEASAAGACVVHPELADRAPAGMGLLVTPEPYRAYALIAHAFYPQTHAETGISPQATIDPSAKIGRDVRIEAGAVICARAEVGDRCHICAGAVLRDGVTIGDDCYVGSNAVLSYAIVGNKVWIHAGAAIGQDGFGFAMGPKGHLKVPQLGRVIIHDDVEIGANTTIDRGAGPDTVIGEGCRIDNLVQIGHNVELGRGCVLVAQVGVSGSTRFADFVVAGGQAGITGHLKIGPGARIGAQSGVMRDVPAGQTVIGSPAVPAKEHWRQIGMLERLAKKHGA
- a CDS encoding exported hypothetical protein (Evidence 5 : No homology to any previously reported sequences), with the translated sequence MRMKSLACVAAIVALWMAPDAALAAPAKPDPVIRVVDIQEVMEKSSAVQGIRRELDAYRKKYDDEFAAKEKALKDEERELVRQQPLLDAAAYREKVQAFQTKFADFQRDLKMRQQQLQSAYASALGQVSQQVQKIWAAVAETEGATILLPRGQVLLFHPSYDVTPEVIDRLNKSLPSVKFPDPTASAKGAGAKKP
- the bamA gene encoding Outer membrane protein assembly factor BamA; translated protein: MRAKGFGRHVRWGMIAATLWALPYGTAQAQSLENIRVEGTQRIEDATIRSYMALQEGDRIDAERVNKSLKSLFATGLFADVRIRRDGNDLIVSVVENPVINRVVFEGNKRIKDEDLQGEVRMRPRSVYTRARVLADVERIQEIYRRAGRYGASVEPKVIQQDQNRVDLVFEINEGPITYVQKISFNGNTHFSDDRLRDEILTKETAWYRFLSSSDTYDPQRMAFDREKLRRFYLSKGYADFAIQSAVAELSPDREGFFLTFTVDEGKRYEIGSIAIETTLPEFDDPEVLRKELTFAEGDWYNADEVENSVQALTDAVGALGYAFVDIKPDIVRNTEAGTLDLTFRVDPGPRAYVDRIEINGNLRTLDEVIRREFRLVEGDPFNSAKVRRTRQRLQNLGFFKSVDIQTEPSQTDPDKVTLKVSVEEQSTGQVTLGAGYSSTDGAKIMFGIGESNLLGTGQNLQFNVALAQSGTEADISYTEPYFLNRDVAAGFDLFRITRDWQDESSYDYKSTGFALRAGYSYSENLRHTWRYTLRQDEIQDVDDDASLFIKEQEGTTVLSQIGHRLTYDRRDNKMDPSEGYVVGVGNDVAGAGGDARFVRTNLNAGQYFTLADGYVLGFTGQVGYMFDLGKDIAISHRYFLGGENSMRGFAQAGISPRDKETGDALGSNWSTNESVELRFPLGTPEELGLSAKAFVDLGTSGKFDGMDRSEVDYSSAFRVSAGFGFIWRSPMGPMNLNFGFPLAKESFDETEAIQFNFGTRF
- a CDS encoding putative enzyme (Evidence 3 : Function proposed based on presence of conserved amino acid motif, structural feature or limited homology; Product type pe : putative enzyme) — translated: MALYQGLAFLFVLSGVVFVHELGHFLVARRCGVKVLAFSIGFGRELFGFVDRRGTRWKFCLIPLGGYVRMLGDADAASARPDDRAAAIDPRHAFPTQPVWARMAIVAAGPAANMVFAILVYAVVFMTVGQPSTRPVIGEVLPHSAAEAVGLRPGDRFIEIDGKAITRFEQVRHMTQLAVDREMAVTVDRGGRRVDFEVRPRVVERADRFGDVERTPLMGVTASGETVLERQGPFTALASASRLTGGIVRDTFVAIGQMIRGVRGAGEIGGPIRIAEASADAAAAGVLPLITMMAFLSVNLGLINILPIPLLDGGHLLFYAFEVVRGRPLSERVQDIGLKIGVGLVGALMILATWNDVSRYIVRWLS